The following coding sequences lie in one Methanopyrus sp. SNP6 genomic window:
- a CDS encoding 50S ribosomal protein L30, which translates to MGVKVSPKAREYERATTRLAVVRVRGPVGVRRDIEDTARMLKLLRRNWCVLIDDRPSYLGMLQKIKDYVTWGEVEPDTVAALLKKRGELEGGRPVTDEYVSEHTEYDSIEEFSRAYCEFEAELDDIPKLKPFFRLHPPRGGYERGGIKKPYILGGALGYRGKAINDLLERMI; encoded by the coding sequence ATCGGAGTCAAGGTCAGCCCGAAGGCCCGTGAGTACGAGCGAGCCACCACCCGGCTTGCGGTCGTCCGGGTGCGCGGTCCCGTCGGTGTACGTCGAGATATCGAGGATACCGCGCGGATGCTGAAGCTGCTGCGGCGCAACTGGTGCGTACTGATCGACGATCGCCCGAGTTACCTTGGTATGCTGCAGAAGATCAAGGATTACGTGACGTGGGGCGAAGTGGAACCAGACACCGTGGCGGCCCTGCTGAAGAAGCGGGGAGAGCTAGAAGGTGGTCGTCCGGTAACCGACGAATACGTGTCTGAACACACCGAGTACGACAGTATAGAGGAGTTCTCACGGGCGTACTGCGAGTTCGAGGCGGAACTCGATGACATCCCGAAGCTGAAGCCGTTTTTCCGCTTGCATCCACCTCGCGGAGGGTACGAAAGAGGAGGTATTAAGAAGCCGTACATACTCGGCGGTGCTCTCGGTTACCGCGGGAAGGCCATCAACGACCTCCTGGAGCGGATGATCTGA